Genomic DNA from Theileria equi strain WA chromosome 4 map unlocalized gcontig_1105316255033, whole genome shotgun sequence:
TTATAGAATCTTCTATGTGTTCCCTGTCTTGGTGAGACGTTGATCTCACAAAAAGATCTTGTAATTCATCATCTGATAAATTCTCTGGAGAAGGAGGTAAAATAACGGTGAATGTTGAAGCAGGTTCGTCACCCAAGTGGGAAATTTTCTCTATAAATGTTGTTGTATGTCTAATATCTGTAACtcttttattattttttgGTTGCATTCTAGAAACATGAATAGCACGCGACGAaactggaatgctagaaGAATTCAGAATGGGTGTAGAATGTAAGATTCCCGGGGATATTTGATTTGTATTCAACTGTTCATATGACCGATCTCTATTTGTATCCACGTTACAAGTATCGGTAGAGATAGTTCCATCTATAGCAGATCCAGAagcatcttcattttcGCAATTACTCTCTATTGAGCCATTGCTATTCCTAATTCCTTCATATATAGAAAGAGAATTAACACTAAGAGGGTCAGATTCCGATGGTGATGTTAATGGAATCACCTTGTGCAACgattttaccatcatctACAGATATTGTGACAGTAGGTAAAAGAATAAGAAAAAATAAGACCTTCATTTTTATGTTACTCGGGATATATCTTCCTTGGTGATTCATGAAATaattatttttaatgtCAAAACAGACTCTAAGGAAGATCCTCTGTCGCTATATTCACCCGCAAATTACGTTTATTATCTGTAAATAAAACCATGACACATGAAAATTCTggatattttctggataGAATACGACATACGTCGTATTGGTCCTATTTATctttttgatatttcttGGGATCAGAAATCCAAGTTTTAAACATTAAATCAATAGTATATAACCTGTTGAATATATTGAAGTCTGGTGTCTATATTTATGCGAGCTATAAGGACAACAAACACAAACCTTACCTATATTTGAATACACAACCTCTAACATCTTATGGTATCCCATTATAAGTAATGGGATTTATTTAATCTAATGTTTACAGCTTATAATAGAATCTATCTATAAAAGTGGGACTCCAACCTACCAGCTGCCCATAAACTCATCTATATGTCTACGTTTCGACTCGATAAAAAGTCTAAGCTATATCAGGAACTGTCTTTACCGTATCATAGATGTGTAAACATCAAGTATGTGCTGCGGGTGCGAATTTTCTTCCCTAATTATTCAAATGGCACACGACGAAAATAGATCCACCGAATTAATGGCCAAAATATATGAGAATCTCATCAGTATAAACTGCTCGGACATAAAGCAACTGTGTGTTACATTTGATCTTTAATAATTCGTAAATACTGTATCTGCATGTCCTTCTATATACTAAGCTGGAGCAAAAAAGATCTATAAAATTCTATCTAATAAATGGATAAGTGCGAGGATAGTCCACAAGAAAACGGATTTAACAAGTCCATTTTTGTCCGACTTGCGGCTGAAAAATTCTTTAAGAAGGATTCCGAATCGcaagaacaagatgaagTTTCCATAGAAACAAAGGAGCAAGAAACCAAACATAGTAATTGCATAGATTGGGAAGATCGAAATTATCCAAAGGTAATTCTTTTTGTTCATATTTTAGCAACTTGCAGTTCATAAAATTGGTTCATTATGATATCAAAGATATAAATGAAGAGCACCAAAGGATAATGAAACATGTTCATAAATCGTGTTTCCTTTATTTTGTACCATTTTCACTCAATCTTTTGACAACGATCATTTTGGCTGTAAGTTTATTCACTTTAAATTCAGTGGTATAGGCCCGTGGCATAGATCCAGTTAATATAATTTACAGTATACTGAACATCATAATCGGTATCCCATTGATATTGTAAGTTGGACTATTTTCCATGAAATATATGCGGTATCCAGTGGTAATTTCTATTATTGTTACCTATTTTTTGCACTGAACACAAAAAGATGGCAAATATTGTACCTTTCATTGCAATCTCTACTGGTATGTTTATCACGGATAATCACAGCTTTTGGTAGTGTATAATGCTTTTAGTTGCTGCCATAGCTTCATTCGGCTCTTTTAATGGTTGCATCAAATTAAGTAATCTACAAAACATGGTTGATATCCATGAAACTCCAATTTCTGGTACGTTGATAAATGCCAAATAATAAGTGTAAAAATCATATTACAGACGGAATAAAGATTTATTTGTTGATATTTGCTTCAATTGAGACGATATTGTTCTTTTTTTCGTGCGCAATTGGAGGTACATGTGTATCCACAAAATACATTTGTTGCAGTATTATTGTTTACAAGGGTACTAATGAAGATGTTTAAGAAATCACTCGAGATTCCATCTCCATCTAATGTGACGTTTTAGCTTCTGTAAATGATAATGAAGCAGAATTTCTAATTCATAACGTAAATACACATACATGGTATCGTGAAGGTGGTTGACAATTTAATCGCACACGACCTTTAAGTTCTACACGATGAAATGAAAGCCATATTAATCTTAAGTGCGTACCTAAGGGCTCCAGGATTTTCTCGATCATCTGATTGATTTCAGCGTAACTTTTACCTTCAAACATGGGAGAACAAAGTATTCCCTGAGTGTTAATATGATTAAAATCTGTAAAACTAACATAAAAATGTTCATCATGAACATATGTTGCATAGTTCGGATCATTTTTTACATAGAAACAAATGGGCTGTAATTTAGAGATTATCGCAGAGCGCAGGGCCTCTAATTTAGGTCCAGGCGGCGCTGCGTACTTATGATGATATAACAATCTGGACAAAAAAATACTCATGGAACATATTCGGCCAATGACGACGCCAGACCTGCGAATAACCTCCCCAAGGAACCACTCACGAAACAGCCGCCGAGCCCGCAAAATCCAGCGCTACAAGAGGCAAGCGGGCCCTCTGAGAACCAAAAAATCACAGACTAAATAAACAATGTAATAGATTATAACGTATTAAAAATACGCCGATATCGACCGTGCGAATCTGAGGTCAAGTCTTTAGTTTAAAATTGGGTTCATACCGGCCTCAAGAACGCCACACTTGTCAGTGCCTTCAAAGGTACGTTCGAGTCTCAAGAAACCGTTCTCTCCCCAGTTTGGTCCCCAAGAGTTCTTGATGATCCAGTAGCGCTTGCCAGTGACCTCATCATGACCCTCACCAACCAACAAAACAGCGTGGTTAAGCTGATCAGAGCATGAGCCGTTGTAGATACCGCTCTTGTAGGTGGTCAACTCCTCAGAAGCAGCAATGAAAACAACGGTTGGGGAGAGGACAAGAGACTTGTTAAGGATCTCATCGCCCTTCATGATAGAGACGGCATCAATGTAGGTCTTGCTTCTAGAAACAGAGTAGCAGACTTCATTCTTGGCAAAGTAGGGGACATCGGATGAGCTGCTCAAACCATGAACCTTGATGTACCTCAAGGCGCTATCGCTGAATCCACCATCACAGCCATGGCTATGGGTTTCGCAGTTGACCAATTCTTGTTCACTCAAGTCAAGAGTCTCACCCTTGTGGATCAAGTACAAACTTTCAACAGATCCAACAGCGGCAAAAGCCCAGCAGGAGCCGCAGTTGCCTTGGTCCTTGACCTTGGAAACACCACCGCAACGTCTCCAATCCAAATCCTCACCATCAACAGAAGGAACATAGGAGATCTCAGAATTGAGGCCCTTGGCAATTCTGAGCTTCTCAACGTAAACTGGATCAGCAGCCTTGTTGTAGGACAAAAGATGAGCATTGGTCTGGAAGGTGTCAAAAGTCTCAGGAATAGTGATGGCAGGGAATCTGCGCTCGAACTCCTCCTTGGTCATATCACTGAATTGGTTGATACCCTTCTCGTAAGATTCTTCACCAGTCTGGGCCTTGACAGCGTTGTAGTTGTCACGGAAGGCCAAGAAACGAACACGGCGCTCATCGGCATCAGCATGTTTGCGAGAGTAAACCTTGTTGAACTCAACAAACTCGATCAAAGCTTCGAATTCAGCAACATGATCGTCAGTGATGTAACCGTTTCTGAACAAGTCGGTCAATTCAGCAACATAAGCAGCACGCTCCTCTGGTTCAATAAGAGTGAATTTCTCGTTCAAGTGGTTGGTAAGATTCTCCCTGAAGGCAACAACTGCCCTGTGACGAGCAACGAAAACGCCAGTGAGAGTAGAAGCCAAGACAAGCAAAAGCAAAGCAAGAGTAGAAGCAAAGATCACAGTGCGCTTCTTGGCAAAAAAACGGGTATAGAGAGAAATAGGAGAAGCGGACTCATCATTCAATTCAACGTCATCATCAACGCGGTTCTCAATCAACCTCTCGTTGGGACTAGTAGAGACAACAGCTACCATCTTAATAAAACTAACCCAAAATCAACCAGTATATCAAATGTGATAATTTTCCTGTTTATAATAGAATCCTAAAATACTGTGTTGCTGTAATCCAGTACAGAGGTACTGATGATGCAGAAATGCGTATCCAAAGATATATATATCTAAATTATACGAAAACTAAAATAAGAGAACATAAAGCTAGAGCATATGCTGTTCAAGTATAAATTATACCGAGGCAGTAGGTAGTACCGTgtagaggaagaaaagagaCATCCTCCGGAATAACTGGAAACTATGAGCAATTAGCATATATTATCGCAAGATATAAGCGGAATTTACCTTAGAATTTGGTGGTTAGAACGATCGATCATGAATACGACTACCCAAAATAGACATATTACACCTAAAAGCTGCACTGTTGGAATTGTACTATACAgttaaaacaaaataacAAATATGAAGCACAAAAATTGATGATAATGACAATATAAACCATAAAATCAAAAGTTAAACCCCATGGAAGATGTAAACACCTCGTCTACAGTGTTACATACCCTATCTCAACGATCAATACCTTGAAAGAACCTTTTTGCGTATAGATATACGCTTTGGTGTGAGCTCTAGTTGTTCATCGGTGTTTATAAAGGCCAGAGCCTGTTCTACATTGAGTATTTTACAAAGTATCTTTACAGTCTGTTCGTGACCCTTGTTACGCATTCCTGTAACTGGTTTTGATTTTATAACATTCAGGTACAAATCCTTGTCAGTTCCTGATTCTCCTATTACCATCCCCTCGTACACACTCATGCCTTCTGATACAAATAACGTTCCCTTTGACATTACTGGCTCTAAACCAAAGGCGGTAGTCGTGCCTGAACAGCTAGCTATCAAACATCCGGACTGTCTGTGATTATATCTCTCCTGTGTAACTTTACGGTGATCTATGGTTGATACCGAAAATTCTCCCTTTCCTCTTGTGATATCACGCAAGACTGACATTATACCTAACATTTGTGTAGTGCTTCCATGAAATTCCAGAGTGCgatattcttccattcctCCCTCAGGTTCTGTTCCATAATTTATCATATCTGTTTAACTTACCTGAATAAGAGATCAGTTCTATATTGCGCGAACCCATTATTTCTATGATTTGTGGAGAAAATTCAGAGGGAACATAAGCAATGAGTTTTTGAAATGCTTCCACTAGGAACccatcttcatttttgAAAGTTATTGCCGTTAATGGTGAAACAAGTAATTCATACCCTTCACGCCGCATATTTTCCAATAAGATACCAATCTGCAATTCACCTCTGCCCTTTAGCATAAACGAAGTCTTATCACCTGATTCTTCAACCTGAAGTGCCAAATTAGTAAGAGCTTCTCGTTTCAAGCGTTTTCCTATATCCAAGGTAGTCAaaaattttccatcagACCCAGCCAATGGTCCATTATTTGCTGAAACAATAACAGATATGACCGGATCGGTTACCTTTACCGGTTTTAAGGGCGTAAAGTCTGTAGAGCTACTTACTGTATCATTTACGGACGGTGTAACCCCTTTGTAACACTGGATGGTAATAATATCACCCATGCGCACCGGTTCTGTCATTTTGACTCTTTTAGCATGTTTTGCGATAAATATTTCTTTGACTATTGTTTGCCCTCTCTTATTTCCCAGAGGGTCACGTACATGCAATGTAGCACCGCGGGAAATTGTC
This window encodes:
- a CDS encoding hypothetical protein (encoded by transcript BEWA_015170A), translated to MDKCEDSPQENGFNKSIFVRLAAEKFFKKDSESQEQDEVSIETKEQETKHSNCIDWEDRNYPKFIKLVHYDIKDINEEHQRIMKHVHKSCFLYFVPFSLNLLTTIILAVSLFTLNSVV
- a CDS encoding conserved hypothetical protein (encoded by transcript BEWA_015180A), with the protein product MSIFLSRLLYHHKYAAPPGPKLEALRSAIISKLQPICFYVKNDPNYATYVHDEHFYGILCSPMFEGKSYAEINQMIEKILEPLELKGRVRLNCQPPSRYHKLKRHIRWRWNLE
- a CDS encoding cysteine protease (encoded by transcript BEWA_015190A), which translates into the protein MVAVVSTSPNERLIENRVDDDVELNDESASPISLYTRFFAKKRTVIFASTLALLLLVLASTLTGVFVARHRAVVAFRENLTNHLNEKFTLIEPEERAAYVAELTDLFRNGYITDDHVAEFEALIEFVEFNKVYSRKHADADERRVRFLAFRDNYNAVKAQTGEESYEKGINQFSDMTKEEFERRFPAITIPETFDTFQTNAHLLSYNKAADPVYVEKLRIAKGLNSEISYVPSVDGEDLDWRRCGGVSKVKDQGNCGSCWAFAAVGSVESLYLIHKGETLDLSEQELVNCETHSHGCDGGFSDSALRYIKVHGLSSSSDVPYFAKNEVCYSVSRSKTYIDAVSIMKGDEILNKSLVLSPTVVFIAASEELTTYKSGIYNGSCSDQLNHAVLLVGEGHDEVTGKRYWIIKNSWGPNWGENGFLRLERTFEGTDKCGVLEAGMNPILN
- a CDS encoding GTP-binding protein typa/bipa, putative (encoded by transcript BEWA_015200A), with the translated sequence MYLYQSRILSHISKINFRSVYSSYRRFSNIRNVAVVAHVDHGKTTLVDEFLKCSGETISQTRTMDSHDLERERGITITSKVTRLNWNNNLLNIVDTPGHADFGGEVERILNIVDCICLLVDVVEGPKPQTGFVLRKALENPLMRAVVIVNKCDRECNKTKSDIENELFDLFVDSNASDDQLEFPILYASAKNSIVSTSFPLIPDQATDISYILKTLVETAPSPKLSDLDYFTFQVSLIDLEDGSILLTGKVYSGTISRGATLHVRDPLGNKRGQTIVKEIFIAKHAKRVKMTEPVRMGDIITIQCYKGVTPSVNDTVSSSTDFTPLKPVKVTDPVISVIVSANNGPLAGSDGKFLTTLDIGKRLKREALTNLALQVEESGDKTSFMLKGRGELQIGILLENMRREGYELLVSPLTAITFKNEDGFLVEAFQKLIAYVPSEFSPQIIEIMGSRNIELISYSEPEGGMEEYRTLEFHGSTTQMLGIMSVLRDITRGKGEFSVSTIDHRKVTQERYNHRQSGCLIASCSGTTTAFGLEPVMSKGTLFVSEGMSVYEGMVIGESGTDKDLYLNVIKSKPVTGMRNKGHEQTVKILCKILNVEQALAFINTDEQLELTPKRISIRKKVLSRY